AAACTCAATTTATGAAAGGTCTTCTGACCGCCTCTCTGGCATTGGTCGCAGCAGGTGTCATGGCACAGGAAAACGGCAACCGCGACGAACAGAATCGGGTTGTGCGCGGGCCCTATGAAACCAACCGTTTCTTCGACAACATCTTCATCGGCGTCGCGGGCGGTGTGAATATCTATCATGGAGAGAACGATTCTTATGGAAAGTTCGGCAAACGTCTTGCCCCGGCGCTCGACGTGAACGTCGGCAAGTGGTTCACCCCCTCGGTCGGTGCCCGTATTGGCTATTCGGGCATCAACGCTAAGGGCTGGACGTCGGGCCAAACGGTTTATGCCAAGGATGTGTTTGATAAAAAAGCCAATATTTACAACGAAAAATTCGGCGTCTCATACCTGCATACGGATTTTCTATGGAATTTCTCCAACGCTGTGAGCGGCTACAAGGAAACCCGTACGTGGAACTTTGTGCCGTTCTTCGGTGCCGGCTGGGCTCGCTCGTACGGCAACGGTGCCTATAATAACGAGTTCGCCATGAGTATCGGCTTGCTGAACAACATCCGTCTATGTAATCTGCTGGATCTGACGCTCGAAGCACGCCACATGTTCGTAAACCAGCGTTTCGACGGCGTTTCAAGCGGCAGTAAAGGCGAGGGCATGACTTCGGTGACGATGGGGCTTACGTTCAAGCTCAACCGCCGCAACTTCAAGCGCGCAGCAGCTCCGGTGGACGTTACGCCCTATCTGAGTCG
This Alistipes onderdonkii DNA region includes the following protein-coding sequences:
- a CDS encoding OmpA family protein, producing MKGLLTASLALVAAGVMAQENGNRDEQNRVVRGPYETNRFFDNIFIGVAGGVNIYHGENDSYGKFGKRLAPALDVNVGKWFTPSVGARIGYSGINAKGWTSGQTVYAKDVFDKKANIYNEKFGVSYLHTDFLWNFSNAVSGYKETRTWNFVPFFGAGWARSYGNGAYNNEFAMSIGLLNNIRLCNLLDLTLEARHMFVNQRFDGVSSGSKGEGMTSVTMGLTFKLNRRNFKRAAAPVDVTPYLSRIKALESDNTTLAGKNKTLADENTALRNRKPETVTVAGESKVSATPVALFFQIGKATLDKKELTNLDFYVKNALQADRNKTFTLYGGADKATGTAAFNQKLSEKRMQYVYDLLVNKYGISKNRLKTVAEGDRNNRFPEPELNRTVIIME